In Nymphaea colorata isolate Beijing-Zhang1983 chromosome 5, ASM883128v2, whole genome shotgun sequence, one genomic interval encodes:
- the LOC116255256 gene encoding aspartic proteinase CDR1-like, with amino-acid sequence MPGPSEFLVKLSLGTPSSLYWAIIDTGSDLIWTTCRHCDNCPIQTPVFDPLQSSTYKNQRCFTSFCTILPHNVKLPGIVFGCVHSKGNPNPALLKVLGLVGLSGGPLSLVNQIGSFIDKKFAYCLPPYSNENNSMGQLKFGEDAEFSGREEVQETPMAPGGSQGTYYVLNLTDISVGGNRLNIQFGGSKTTAFLGDARSIIIDSGTTLTFLAMNVYGQVVNVVANVINHEHFYRPEKDLLC; translated from the exons ATGCCTGGTCCCAGTGAGTTTCTCGTGAAACTCTCACTAGGTACCCCATCCAGCCTGTACTGGGCCATTATAGACACTGGTAGCgacctcatatggacaacatGCCGCCATTGTGACAATTGCCCCATCCAAACACCAgtgtttgatccacttcagtcatCCACCTACAAGAACCAGAGATGCTTCACCAGCTTTTGCACGATATTGCCCCA TAATGTCAAGCTTCcaggaattgtctttggttgcGTTCATAGTAAAGGCAATCCTAATCCTGCCTTGCTTAAAGTTCTTGGCCTTGTTGGCCTCAGCGGTGGTCCTCTCTCACTTGTTAATCAGATTGGCTCTTTTATTGATAAGAAATTTGCTTATTGTCTTCCTCCCtatagcaatgaaaacaattccatGGGACAGCTCAAATTTGGTGAGGATGCCGAGTTTTCAGGCAGGGAAGAAGTTCAAGAAACTCCGATGGCACCAGGTGGTTCTCAGGGCACGTATTATGTTCTCAACCTAACTGACATAAGCGTCGGGGgcaacagactcaacatacaatttggtggtTCAAAGACGACTGCATTcttgggagatgccagatcgatcatcatagactcgGGCACCACGCTCACTTTTCTTGCTATGAATGTGTATGGTCAAGTAGTAAATGTGGTGGCTAATGTCATAAACCATGAACACTTCTATCGTCCTGAGAAAGATTTACTTTGTTAA